The nucleotide window GCCAACAGCTTTTCCATCGTGTCGAGGCCGCTTTTCTTGGAAGTCACAATCACGTTGGGATCGTTGACCACGTTGGCCAGATAGGTGAAGCTGCTGGCATCATAATCGGCCTTGCGGTCAAGGGTGCGGGCCATCATGCCAGGCAGGTTATAGGTGCCGAGCGTGTAGCCATCCTTGTCTGCATTGGCCACTTCGGTTACGCCGATCTGACCACTGGCACCGGGGACGTTCTTGACAATGACGCTGACACCATCGCCGAGATATTTTTCCAGAAATGGAGCGACGGTGCGCGCCATGACATCCGTGCCACCGCCAGCGGCGTAGCCGACAATCACCTTGATCGGCTTGTCCGGATATTCCGCATAGGCGGTTGCCGTCACGGCCATAAATGCGGTGGCTACCGCGAGTGTTTTGAAAATCCTTTGCATGATTCTCCTCCCTTCATGCGTTTGATTCAGTTTTAAGTGAGAATACAGCCTTTTGCCTTGAGAGCGGCGTCCACCCAGCTGCGATCGTTCTTTCCTTCAGAAATATTCTGCAGCTGACGCGTCTCCACACTGTGCTTTGCCTGCGCCTTCTTGAGAATTTCCTCTGCATGAGCCAACGGAACAGCGAGCACACCGTCGGAATCGCCGATGACGATGTCGCCCGGTTCGATGATCATGCCGTTGATGCTGACCGGAACGTTGATCTCTCCGGGGCCATCCTTGTAGGGGCCACGATGGGAAACACCGGCAGCATAGGTCGGCAGGTTTGTCGCAACGAAGGCGTCAACGTCACGAATGGCACCATTGATGACGAACCCGGCCACGCCGCGCTGAATGGCCCATGCCAACATCAGTTCTCCCATCAGGGCGTTGGTCAAGTCGCCACCGGCATCCACCACGATGATGTCCCCCGGCACGGCCAGATCAATGGCTTTCTGGAACATCAGGTTGTCGCCCGGACGGGCCTTGACCGTCAGTGCCGATCCGGCCATGCCACCGCTGGCATGCATGGGTCGCAAGGTCGCTCCCCCTGCCGTCATGCGGAACATGCTGTCCGAGACATTTGCCACCGGCACCTTTTTATAGGCTTCGACAAGCTCCTTCGGCGCAACTTTCTCCCGTTTGCAAATCCGAAATCCGATATCCATTGTGTCTACTCCAAATGTGATTAATTCTGACCGGCTTCTGCCAGCAGGTTCCAGTTGGCGTACCGGTCCCTGGAGACGGGTTCGCCATTCAGAATCTGAAAAATCCCGCTTACCGCCTGCACGCCCACGCGTTCATTTGCCTCGCGGGTCACCCCGCCGATATGCGGCGTTGCAACAATGCGCGGCTCCGTCCAGAACGGATGATCCTCGGCGGGCGGCTCGCTGGCAAAGGTGTCAAGACCGGCGCCGGACAGATGGCCGGACTGGATCGCCGCCAGCAGGGCGTCCTCATCGATCAGCCCGCCGCGCGCCGTGTTGATGATGTAGCTGCCTTCAGGCATCTGCCGAATGCTCTCGGCATTGATGATCTGACGGGTGTGATCATTGAGCGGACAGTGCAGGCTGAGGATATCGGCGTGTTCCAGAAGCTCTTCAAACCGCGCAACCCGTTTGACACCCAGAGCCTCGAAGGCTTCCTTTGGGGCGTAGGGATCATAGCCGACGAGATCGAGGCCCATGCCCCGAGCGATACGGCCGGTTTCCTGGGCAATCGCTCCCATGCCCATCAGTGCCAATGTGGATCCGGCAAGCTCCCTACCCTTGAAGCCAGGCTTTTCCCATCTGCCCTGCCGCAGGCTGGCATCAAGAGGAAGGATCCGCTTGACCACGGTCATCATCAGGGCGATGGCGTGTTCGGCAACCGAAACCGCATTGGCACCTGTCGCCTTGAGCACGGGAATGCCTTTGGCTGCGGCCGCCACGACGTCGATATTGTCGACCCCGACACCGTGTTTGGAGATGACCCGCAGGGATGGAGCGCTTTCGATGACATTGGCGTCGATCCGGCCCATGCGAGAGACCACAGCAACGGCATCGGTCTTGACCAGAAAGTCAGCGATCACCTCGCTGGCCGCATATGAAGGGGTGTGCACCGTCTCGAAGCCGTGCTCTTGCACGAGCTTCTGGGCAGCTGGCGCCAGATCCGGTCCCGTGACAAGGATCGTCTGTGACATTGTAAATTCCTCCCGCCTCCCCGCTAGTGCGGAAAGCGATTTAGTTCTCAATTTTCAGATTGGTGACGCGCCTGCCTCCCAACAGTTATGCGCGCTGCCTCCTCTGGGCAAAATGGTAGTAAAAAAAAATATCTTTATGGAAGCGAAAAATTCTGGTTATTAGATTAAGGAAAACTGGATGTGATCATGGATACCCGACAGCTTAAAACTTTAGTGGCAATTACAACCTACCGCACCTTTGCCAGGGCTGCGGAGGTTGTGGGCCTTACCCCTTCTGCCGTCAGCCAGCAGATCCAGGCGCTTGAGGCAGAGCTGGGGGTGAAGATTTTCGAGCGCAGCTCCCGCCCCCCCAGTCTGACAGCAGAGGGGTATCAGGTTCTTGAATTGGCGAAAGAAATTTTACATCTCGAAGAAAATGCGATCACCAGTCTCAAGGGGCAGAAGATCGCGGGCACGATCCGCATCGGTACGGTACGCACAAGCGCCCTCAATCTA belongs to uncultured Cohaesibacter sp. and includes:
- a CDS encoding RraA family protein is translated as MDIGFRICKREKVAPKELVEAYKKVPVANVSDSMFRMTAGGATLRPMHASGGMAGSALTVKARPGDNLMFQKAIDLAVPGDIIVVDAGGDLTNALMGELMLAWAIQRGVAGFVINGAIRDVDAFVATNLPTYAAGVSHRGPYKDGPGEINVPVSINGMIIEPGDIVIGDSDGVLAVPLAHAEEILKKAQAKHSVETRQLQNISEGKNDRSWVDAALKAKGCILT
- a CDS encoding hydroxyacid dehydrogenase, which translates into the protein MSQTILVTGPDLAPAAQKLVQEHGFETVHTPSYAASEVIADFLVKTDAVAVVSRMGRIDANVIESAPSLRVISKHGVGVDNIDVVAAAAKGIPVLKATGANAVSVAEHAIALMMTVVKRILPLDASLRQGRWEKPGFKGRELAGSTLALMGMGAIAQETGRIARGMGLDLVGYDPYAPKEAFEALGVKRVARFEELLEHADILSLHCPLNDHTRQIINAESIRQMPEGSYIINTARGGLIDEDALLAAIQSGHLSGAGLDTFASEPPAEDHPFWTEPRIVATPHIGGVTREANERVGVQAVSGIFQILNGEPVSRDRYANWNLLAEAGQN